Proteins encoded within one genomic window of Bacteroidales bacterium:
- the groL gene encoding chaperonin GroEL (60 kDa chaperone family; promotes refolding of misfolded polypeptides especially under stressful conditions; forms two stacked rings of heptamers to form a barrel-shaped 14mer; ends can be capped by GroES; misfolded proteins enter the barrel where they are refolded when GroES binds): MAKDIKFNIDAREELKKGVDALADAVKVTLGPKGRNVIIEKKFGAPHITKDGVSVAKEVELEDKFQNMGAQLVREVASKTGDDAGDGTTTATVLAQAIVNVGLKNVTAGANPMDLKRGIDKAVAKVVESIKAQSQEVGDDFSKIESVARISANNDEEIGKLIAEAMKKVKKEGVITVEEAKGTDTTVEVVEGMQFDRGYISPYFITNTESMECEMERPFILIFDKKISSLKDMLPILEATAQSGRPLLIIAEDVDSEALATLVVNRLRGSLKICAVKAPGFGDRRKEMLEDIAILTGGIVISEEKGLQLEKATIDMLGTAEKITVNKDNTTIVNGSGNKDAIAARVAQIKAQIEKTTSDYDREKLQERLAKLAGGVAVLYIGAPSEIEMKEKKDRVDDALCSTRAAIAEGIVPGGGVAYIRAIASIDNLKGDNDDEQTGIDIVKRAIEEPLRQIVANAGLEGAVIVQNVKDGKDDYGYNARTNTYENFFAAGVIDPAKVSRVALENAASIAGMFLTTECVIAEKKEENPAPMGAPMGGMGGMGGMM, translated from the coding sequence TGGTGCGCCACACATTACAAAAGACGGAGTGTCAGTAGCAAAAGAGGTTGAGTTAGAAGACAAATTCCAAAATATGGGAGCTCAACTTGTTCGTGAGGTAGCATCAAAAACAGGCGATGATGCAGGAGACGGAACAACAACAGCAACAGTACTTGCACAAGCAATCGTAAACGTAGGTTTAAAGAACGTTACAGCAGGAGCAAATCCAATGGATTTGAAACGCGGTATCGACAAAGCTGTTGCAAAAGTAGTTGAGAGCATCAAAGCACAAAGCCAAGAAGTAGGTGATGACTTCTCAAAAATTGAGTCAGTAGCACGTATTTCTGCTAACAACGACGAAGAGATTGGTAAACTTATAGCAGAGGCTATGAAGAAAGTAAAAAAAGAGGGAGTAATCACAGTAGAGGAGGCAAAAGGAACAGATACAACAGTAGAGGTTGTAGAGGGAATGCAATTCGATCGTGGATACATCTCACCTTACTTCATTACCAATACAGAGAGTATGGAGTGCGAAATGGAGCGTCCATTCATCTTGATATTTGACAAAAAAATATCATCATTAAAAGATATGTTGCCAATCCTTGAGGCAACAGCACAATCAGGACGTCCACTATTAATTATTGCAGAGGATGTAGATAGCGAGGCGCTTGCAACACTTGTAGTAAACCGTCTTCGTGGCTCATTGAAAATATGTGCAGTAAAAGCACCCGGATTTGGTGACCGCCGCAAAGAGATGTTAGAAGATATTGCAATCCTAACAGGCGGAATTGTAATATCAGAAGAGAAAGGCTTGCAATTAGAGAAAGCAACAATCGATATGCTTGGAACAGCCGAAAAGATAACCGTAAACAAAGACAACACAACAATAGTAAACGGCTCAGGCAACAAAGATGCAATAGCAGCACGCGTAGCACAAATAAAAGCACAAATCGAGAAAACAACATCAGATTACGATCGTGAAAAACTTCAAGAGCGTCTTGCAAAACTTGCAGGAGGAGTAGCAGTACTTTACATAGGAGCACCCTCTGAAATAGAGATGAAAGAGAAGAAAGACCGCGTTGACGATGCACTATGCTCAACACGTGCAGCAATTGCCGAGGGTATAGTTCCCGGAGGAGGAGTAGCATATATCCGTGCAATAGCATCAATCGATAACTTAAAAGGCGACAACGATGATGAGCAAACAGGTATCGATATTGTAAAACGTGCAATAGAAGAGCCACTACGTCAAATTGTAGCAAATGCAGGACTTGAAGGAGCCGTAATAGTACAAAACGTAAAAGACGGAAAAGATGATTACGGCTACAATGCACGTACAAACACATACGAGAACTTCTTTGCAGCAGGAGTAATTGATCCAGCAAAAGTATCACGCGTAGCATTAGAGAACGCAGCTTCAATAGCAGGAATGTTCTTAACAACAGAGTGTGTAATAGCAGAGAAGAAAGAAGAGAACCCTGCACCTATGGGAGCCCCAATGGGTGGAATGGGAGGTATGGGTGGAATGATGTAA
- a CDS encoding leucine-rich repeat protein, producing the protein MKLNYLKTLFVAILVIFATTTNAETYSGTCGDNVNWSLDTETWLLRITGTGEMKSSPWDSYKNDIKSVEIEEGVTSIGDNAFLGCELTSVTIPNSVTFIGNSAFEGCSGLTSITIPNSVTFIGDYAFSSCSRLTSITIPNSVTSIGDYTFNSCLGLTSITIPNSVTSIGDYTFNRCLGLTSVTIPNSVTSIGDYTFNRCLGLTSVTIPNSVTSIGDYAFLGCKLTSVTIPNSVTSIGNHAFSRCSRLTSVTIGSGVEDIGEEAFYNCRSLSSIYSLAEYPPFIYSNTFNNVDKTIPVYIPKGTREDYEFEWSDFTNFIESDFTGIEDSNISATEIKVIAGNGIDICNYYGKLQVINLAGQVLKDTYVNGSAQITLPKGAYIIVTENKSQKVVL; encoded by the coding sequence ATGAAACTAAATTACCTTAAAACACTATTTGTAGCAATATTGGTAATATTTGCTACAACAACGAATGCCGAAACTTATAGTGGCACATGCGGTGATAACGTAAATTGGAGCCTTGACACTGAAACCTGGCTTTTGAGAATTACAGGTACGGGAGAGATGAAAAGTAGTCCATGGGATTCATATAAAAACGACATAAAATCAGTTGAAATAGAAGAGGGTGTTACTTCTATTGGAGATAATGCTTTCTTGGGTTGCGAATTAACATCTGTAACCATCCCTAATAGCGTTACTTTTATTGGAAATTCGGCTTTCGAGGGTTGTTCAGGGCTAACTTCAATTACCATACCTAATAGCGTTACTTTTATTGGAGATTATGCTTTCAGTAGTTGTTCAAGGCTAACTTCAATTACCATACCTAATAGCGTTACTTCTATTGGTGATTATACTTTCAACAGTTGTTTAGGGCTAACTTCAATTACCATACCTAATAGCGTTACTTCTATTGGTGATTATACTTTCAACAGGTGTTTAGGGCTAACTTCGGTTACCATCCCTAATAGCGTTACTTCTATTGGTGATTATACTTTCAACAGGTGTTTAGGGCTAACTTCGGTTACCATCCCTAATAGCGTTACTTCTATTGGAGATTATGCTTTCTTGGGTTGCAAATTAACATCTGTAACCATCCCTAATAGCGTTACTTCTATTGGAAATCATGCTTTCAGTAGGTGTTCAAGGCTAACTTCGGTTACCATTGGTAGTGGAGTTGAAGATATTGGGGAAGAGGCTTTTTACAATTGTAGAAGTTTAAGTTCTATCTATTCTTTAGCAGAATATCCTCCTTTTATATACTCTAACACATTTAACAATGTAGATAAAACAATTCCTGTATATATTCCAAAAGGGACAAGAGAGGATTATGAGTTTGAGTGGAGTGACTTTACCAATTTTATTGAGAGCGATTTTACAGGTATAGAGGATAGCAATATTTCTGCAACAGAGATAAAGGTTATTGCAGGTAATGGTATTGATATTTGCAATTACTATGGCAAGTTGCAAGTTATTAACCTTGCAGGACAAGTTCTTAAAGATACTTATGTTAACGGCTCTGCTCAAATTACATTACCTAAAGGTGCTTATATTATTGTTACCGAGAATAAATCTCAAAAGGTAGTTTTATAG